A section of the Sceloporus undulatus isolate JIND9_A2432 ecotype Alabama chromosome 3, SceUnd_v1.1, whole genome shotgun sequence genome encodes:
- the LOC121927283 gene encoding vitelline membrane outer layer protein 1-like, producing MDLSISIFLIFSYCVWDTESRAYTTILSVTNGGKWGDWGKEDFCTDGYARSFAIKAQKKQGAKDDTGLNAIRLICENGQEIQSTVGQKGTWSRVYKCPEGNLMSFTLNVEPSRGKMGDDTAANNIQFSCTDGTILKGEAKEWGKYGEWSKRCPAGGICGIQTKVEPEKGAGDDTALNDVQFFCCD from the exons ATGGACCTCTCCATCAGCATCTTTTTGATCTTCTCCTACTGTGTCTGGGATACAGAAAGTCGAGCTTATACTACAATCCTATCAGTGACAAATGGAGGAAAGTGGGGTGATTGGGGGAAAGAAGATTTCTGTACTGACGGATACGCACGTTCATTTGCTATTAAG GCACAGAAAAAACAAGGTGCTAAGGATGATACAGGTTTGAATGCCATCCGTCTTATCTGTGAAAATGGTCAAGAAATTCAGTCTACAGTTGGACA gAAAGGAACATGGTCAAGGGTTTACAAATGTCCTGAAGGCAACCTGATGTCATTCACTCTAAATGTGGAACCATCAAGGGGAAAAATGGGTGATGATACAGCAGCTAACAACATTCAGTTCAGCTGTACAGATGGGACTATACTGAAGGGAGAAGCAAAAGAGTGGGGCAAATATGGAGAATGGAGTAAACGTTGTCCTGCCGGTGGGATATGCGGGATCCAGACAAAGGTGGAACCTGAAAAGGGAGCAGGTGATGACACAGCACTTAATGATGTTCAGTTTTTCTGCTGTGATTAA